One window of Campylobacter avium LMG 24591 genomic DNA carries:
- the pglD gene encoding UDP-N-acetylbacillosamine N-acetyltransferase, which produces MATQQHPNSTAQTKNIYIYGASGHGLVCADVAMSNGYKRVIFLDDSKKDSLKFNENLDKFDIFIGIGDNKTREKVYEKVSSCGFNVVNLIHPSAIISPSACIEQGGVLVMPNVVINAKAVVGKGAILNTSCVVEHECKIGEFTHISVGAKLTGNVKIGKRSFLGVNSCILPNLSLADDSILAAGALLSKNADKSGIYIGLPARLKEKK; this is translated from the coding sequence ATGGCAACGCAACAACATCCAAATTCAACGGCTCAAACTAAAAATATCTACATATACGGAGCAAGCGGACATGGGCTTGTTTGTGCTGATGTGGCTATGTCAAATGGCTATAAAAGGGTGATATTTTTAGATGATAGCAAAAAAGATAGCTTGAAATTTAATGAAAACTTGGACAAATTTGACATCTTTATAGGTATTGGTGATAACAAAACTAGAGAAAAAGTGTATGAAAAAGTTTCAAGTTGTGGTTTTAATGTAGTAAATTTGATACATCCAAGTGCTATAATAAGTCCTAGTGCTTGCATAGAGCAAGGCGGTGTTTTAGTAATGCCAAATGTCGTCATAAACGCAAAAGCTGTAGTTGGTAAAGGAGCTATCTTAAACACATCTTGCGTTGTAGAACACGAGTGCAAGATAGGAGAATTTACGCACATTAGCGTTGGTGCGAAATTAACAGGCAATGTCAAAATAGGTAAAAGAAGCTTTCTTGGCGTAAATTCTTGTATCTTGCCAAATTTAAGCTTAGCAGATGATAGCATTTTAGCAGCAGGAGCATTGCTTAGTAAAAATGCCGATAAAAGCGGAATTTATATAGGACTTCCAGCAAGGTTAAAGGAGAAGAAATGA
- the pglK gene encoding BC-type lipopolysaccharide transporter PglK, translated as MLKKLFFILSKEDKNFLFFLLVFSIFVSFIESFAISLIMPFVSLASNFSHFESSTYLSSLLSKFGLSAYDFVIYLGFALIGFYAFRALLNGFYFHLLAKFSKGRYHLFALRIFKKYFSLNYEDFTRQNKSELLKSIAHEAYNLSTMLASFLLMLSEIFVVLLIYLLMLFVDYKITLFLSAFLLINALILVKILSPMIKKAGVKRERAMKDFFETLETNLSNFKFIKLRAKEKDVTSLFSSQSFDFSRANITSESVNAMPRIFLEAVGFCVLILVVILLVMQRKGDISGSLAMISMFVLALYRLMPSANRIITSYHDLLYYRSSLDIIYQALQSKDENLKDEKIDFKESIELKNISFAYKDKPLLFENLNFSIKKGEKIALVGESGGGKSTLVDLLCSLLKPDKGELLVDSKIINEANCKDYRQKIGYIPQQIYLFNESIAKNIAFCEEIDEAKVLSVLEKANLKDFISSLKDGIYTKVGDGGNNLSGGQKQRIAIARALYNEPEILVLDEATSALDDKSEERIMNEIYALSKDKTLIIIAHRLSTIKHCDKVYRLVKGKIVVEKE; from the coding sequence GTGCTGAAAAAGCTTTTTTTTATCTTAAGCAAGGAGGACAAGAACTTTTTATTTTTCTTGCTTGTTTTTTCTATCTTTGTATCCTTTATAGAAAGCTTTGCTATAAGCCTTATAATGCCCTTTGTAAGCTTGGCAAGTAATTTTTCTCATTTTGAAAGCTCTACTTATCTTTCTTCTTTACTTAGTAAATTTGGTTTAAGTGCCTATGACTTTGTCATATATCTTGGCTTTGCCTTGATAGGATTTTACGCCTTTAGAGCTCTTTTAAATGGCTTTTATTTTCATCTTTTGGCTAAATTTTCAAAAGGCAGGTATCATCTTTTCGCGCTTAGAATTTTCAAAAAATATTTTTCTTTAAACTACGAGGATTTCACAAGGCAAAACAAATCAGAACTTCTTAAAAGCATAGCTCACGAAGCGTATAATCTAAGCACGATGTTAGCTTCCTTTTTGCTTATGCTTAGTGAAATTTTTGTGGTTTTACTCATATATTTGCTTATGCTTTTTGTGGATTATAAAATAACCTTATTTTTAAGTGCTTTTTTGCTAATTAACGCCCTTATCTTAGTAAAAATTCTCTCTCCTATGATAAAAAAAGCAGGTGTAAAAAGAGAAAGGGCTATGAAGGACTTTTTTGAAACGCTTGAGACAAATTTAAGTAATTTTAAATTTATAAAACTAAGGGCAAAAGAAAAGGATGTAACAAGCCTTTTTAGCTCTCAAAGCTTTGATTTTTCAAGGGCAAATATAACAAGTGAAAGCGTTAATGCTATGCCTAGAATTTTCTTGGAAGCAGTTGGCTTTTGCGTCTTAATCCTTGTAGTAATCTTGCTTGTAATGCAAAGAAAAGGCGATATATCAGGCTCTTTAGCTATGATTTCTATGTTTGTTTTAGCACTTTATAGGCTTATGCCAAGTGCAAACCGCATAATCACAAGCTATCACGACTTACTTTACTACCGCTCCTCACTAGATATAATATATCAGGCTCTTCAAAGCAAGGATGAGAATTTAAAAGATGAAAAGATAGACTTTAAAGAAAGCATAGAATTAAAAAATATCAGCTTTGCTTACAAAGATAAGCCTTTACTTTTTGAAAATTTAAACTTTAGCATAAAAAAGGGCGAGAAAATAGCCCTAGTTGGAGAAAGCGGGGGCGGAAAAAGCACACTTGTGGATTTGCTTTGCTCACTTTTAAAGCCTGATAAAGGAGAGCTTTTAGTGGATTCAAAGATAATAAATGAAGCAAACTGCAAGGATTATAGACAAAAGATAGGCTATATACCTCAACAAATTTATCTTTTTAATGAGAGCATAGCAAAAAACATAGCCTTTTGCGAAGAGATAGATGAGGCTAAGGTCTTAAGCGTCTTAGAAAAGGCGAATTTAAAGGACTTTATCTCCTCTTTAAAGGATGGAATTTACACAAAGGTAGGAGATGGAGGAAATAACTTAAGCGGAGGACAAAAGCAACGCATAGCCATAGCAAGAGCACTTTATAATGAGCCTGAAATTTTGGTGCTTGATGAGGCTACCTCAGCACTTGATGATAAGAGCGAGGAAAGGATAATGAATGAAATTTACGCTCTTAGCAAGGATAAAACCCTTATCATCATAGCACACCGCTTAAGCACGATAAAGCATTGTGATAAGGTTTATAGGCTTGTAAAAGGTAAGATAGTGGTGGAAAAAGAATGA
- the pglF gene encoding UDP-N-acetylglucosamine 4,6-dehydratase (configuration-retaining) encodes MINLSFKSKRIAFFLIIDVVLIALSLCLSFYLRFDLSIPPYFYNALFKSFFVLLFLKIFFLYFFNIYNVAWRFFSLNEARKIFIALLLSNSIFTIIFYLFDDFFNPFPRSVIIIDFVVSSLLIGSFRISKRMLVDFKKSKFEKEALPCVIVGATSKALHLLKGAKEGSLELFPVGVVDMRKELIGTQCDKFIVDDIKKLKEYAQQGTKTAIIAFKKLPQNKLKELFDELISYGMSDIKIFSFTQNQARDISIEDLLARKPKDLDNEAVAKFLKNKTVLVSGAGGTIGSELCKQCMKFGAKYLIMLEHSEYNLYKINDELSEYKDKIEPVLMSILDEKSLDLLLASYEIDLILHAAAYKHVPLCEQNPHSAVINNILGTKILCDLAKKNKVKKFVMISTDKAVRPTSIMGCSKRVCEIYSLNSSEENFEVACVRFGNVLGSSGSVIPKFQAQIAANKPLSVTHPDIVRYFMLVSEAVQLVLQAAAIAKGGELFVLDMGKPVKIMDLAKKMLTLSNKNHLEIQITGLRKGEKLFEELLIHEDDVKTEYESIFVTHSEKYEIKLLNEQISKLCQSDDVAGLLKEIVPEFKHNKDGV; translated from the coding sequence ATGATAAACCTTTCTTTTAAAAGCAAGAGGATAGCATTTTTCTTAATAATCGATGTTGTTCTTATCGCACTTTCTTTGTGCCTTTCTTTTTATTTGAGGTTTGATTTAAGCATACCGCCGTATTTTTACAATGCCTTGTTTAAATCCTTTTTTGTTTTGCTGTTTTTAAAAATATTTTTTCTTTATTTTTTTAATATTTATAATGTTGCCTGGAGATTTTTTTCGCTAAATGAAGCTAGAAAAATTTTTATAGCCTTGCTTTTATCAAATTCAATTTTTACCATTATTTTTTATCTTTTTGATGATTTTTTTAATCCCTTTCCAAGAAGCGTTATTATCATAGATTTTGTCGTCTCTTCTTTGCTTATAGGCTCTTTTAGAATTTCAAAAAGAATGCTGGTGGATTTTAAAAAATCAAAATTTGAAAAAGAAGCCCTGCCTTGCGTTATAGTGGGTGCGACATCTAAGGCCTTACATCTTTTAAAAGGTGCTAAGGAAGGTTCTTTGGAGCTCTTTCCTGTCGGCGTTGTGGATATGAGAAAGGAATTAATTGGAACGCAGTGCGATAAATTCATAGTTGATGACATAAAAAAACTCAAAGAATACGCCCAACAAGGAACAAAAACTGCGATAATAGCCTTTAAAAAACTTCCTCAAAACAAGCTTAAAGAATTATTTGACGAGCTTATATCTTATGGGATGAGCGATATAAAAATTTTCTCTTTTACGCAAAATCAAGCAAGAGATATAAGCATAGAGGATTTATTGGCTAGAAAACCAAAAGATTTGGATAATGAAGCTGTGGCTAAATTTCTAAAGAACAAAACGGTTTTAGTAAGTGGTGCGGGCGGAACCATAGGCTCTGAGCTTTGCAAGCAGTGCATGAAATTTGGTGCTAAGTATTTGATTATGCTAGAGCATAGCGAATATAATCTTTACAAGATAAATGATGAACTAAGCGAGTATAAGGACAAGATAGAGCCTGTTTTAATGAGTATCTTGGATGAAAAAAGCTTAGATCTTTTACTAGCTTCTTATGAAATAGACCTAATCCTACACGCAGCCGCTTACAAGCATGTGCCTTTGTGCGAGCAAAACCCTCACTCAGCTGTCATAAACAACATATTAGGCACTAAAATTTTATGCGATTTGGCTAAGAAAAATAAGGTCAAAAAATTTGTGATGATTAGCACAGATAAAGCCGTTAGACCTACTAGCATAATGGGTTGCTCTAAAAGGGTGTGTGAGATATACAGTTTAAATTCTAGCGAGGAAAATTTTGAAGTGGCTTGCGTTCGCTTTGGCAATGTTCTTGGCTCAAGCGGCAGTGTTATACCTAAATTTCAAGCTCAAATTGCCGCAAACAAGCCTTTGAGTGTAACTCACCCTGATATAGTTCGTTATTTTATGCTAGTAAGTGAGGCTGTGCAACTTGTTTTGCAGGCTGCAGCTATTGCTAAGGGCGGGGAGCTTTTTGTGCTTGATATGGGCAAGCCTGTTAAGATTATGGATTTAGCTAAAAAAATGCTTACTTTATCTAATAAAAATCATTTAGAAATTCAAATCACAGGCCTAAGAAAGGGCGAAAAGCTATTTGAAGAGCTTTTGATACATGAGGATGATGTAAAAACAGAGTATGAAAGTATTTTCGTAACTCATAGTGAAAAATACGAAATCAAGCTTTTAAACGAGCAGATAAGCAAACTCTGCCAAAGTGATGATGTGGCAGGACTTTTAAAGGAAATTGTGCCTGAATTTAAGCACAACAAAGATGGAGTTTAG
- a CDS encoding glycosyltransferase family 4 protein, with the protein MKIAFLSHSAMSLYHFRMPIIKALLAKNHEVFLLAPDDEYCKKLRDEGFTVVNYELSRASLNPFTVISNFLNLKKTLKNLQVDAIQTNAHKSNTFGIIAAFFAGIKFRFAIVEGLGSFYIDNDFKSILVRFNINFLYKISFRLGTKFIFVNKSDAEFMKKLGLKDEKLCIIKSVGVNLRQFFPQHINKDVKRKFLQELNLDDKPIVLMVARALWHKGVREFYEAASMLKNKANFILVGGVDDNKSCAPLSFLNSGHVKYLGAKDDIAFYLNLCDIFVLPSYKEGFPRTVLEAKACARACVVSDCDGCVEAIRNGHDGLYAKTASSNDLAQKIELLLDDEKLRQNLAQNAFEDAQKYSDTTLAKQYLNLYKESGLNV; encoded by the coding sequence ATGAAAATCGCCTTTTTAAGCCATAGCGCTATGAGCCTTTATCATTTTAGAATGCCAATCATTAAGGCCTTGCTAGCAAAAAATCACGAGGTTTTTTTACTAGCTCCTGATGATGAATACTGCAAAAAGCTAAGAGATGAGGGCTTTACTGTGGTAAATTACGAGCTTTCAAGGGCTAGTTTAAATCCCTTTACAGTAATATCAAATTTCTTAAATCTTAAAAAAACTTTAAAAAATTTGCAAGTAGATGCCATACAAACAAATGCTCACAAAAGCAACACCTTTGGCATAATAGCTGCTTTTTTCGCAGGAATTAAATTTCGTTTTGCCATAGTAGAAGGACTTGGCTCTTTTTATATAGACAATGATTTTAAAAGCATTTTGGTAAGATTTAATATAAATTTTTTATACAAAATATCCTTTAGGCTTGGAACAAAATTTATCTTTGTAAACAAAAGCGACGCGGAGTTTATGAAAAAACTTGGCTTAAAAGATGAAAAACTTTGTATCATAAAATCCGTAGGCGTGAATTTAAGGCAGTTTTTCCCACAACACATAAACAAAGATGTAAAAAGAAAGTTTTTACAAGAATTAAACTTAGATGATAAACCTATAGTTTTAATGGTGGCAAGAGCCTTGTGGCATAAGGGCGTGAGAGAATTTTACGAAGCAGCTAGCATGCTTAAAAATAAGGCGAATTTCATCTTAGTAGGCGGGGTTGATGATAACAAATCCTGTGCCCCGCTTAGCTTTTTAAATAGCGGTCATGTAAAATACTTGGGCGCAAAAGATGATATAGCCTTTTACTTGAATTTATGCGATATTTTCGTCCTACCAAGCTACAAGGAAGGCTTCCCAAGAACGGTTTTAGAAGCCAAAGCTTGTGCTAGGGCTTGCGTTGTAAGTGACTGTGATGGCTGCGTGGAAGCCATTAGAAACGGTCATGATGGCCTGTATGCTAAGACGGCCTCGAGCAATGATTTAGCACAAAAAATAGAACTTTTGCTAGATGATGAAAAATTAAGGCAAAATTTAGCACAAAATGCCTTTGAGGACGCGCAAAAATACAGCGACACAACACTTGCTAAACAGTACTTAAATTTATACAAAGAAAGTGGTTTAAATGTATAA
- the pglJ gene encoding N-acetylgalactosamine-N,N'-diacetylbacillosaminyl-diphospho-undecaprenol 4-alpha-N-acetylgalactosaminyltransferase, which yields MQKLGIFIYSLGSGGAERVVATLLPTLNLHFDTHLILMSDKISYDIKDTKIHFLEHSKADENAILKFIKLPFLALKYKKLCESLGIDTSFVFLNRPNYIALLARLFGLKTKLVINECTTPSIMYKGFNLTSFINKFLIKLLYNKADLILANSQGNKEDLLKNFKVDELKCKILYNAIDLEGIEEKAKEQISFKEPFILSVGRLDKGKNHALLIRAYARLDTDLKLLILGEGPLKEDLEKLIKSLNLEDKVFLLGFDKNPYKYISKCEFFAFASSFEGFSNVLIECLACSCAVVCTNHQSGAKELFKDNEFGFLVKVNDEKSMFEGLKKMIEDKELVKLYKQKAKFRAKDFDKTKIARLAIEYLKS from the coding sequence ATGCAAAAATTAGGAATTTTTATATATTCTTTAGGATCTGGTGGTGCTGAAAGAGTTGTTGCCACCTTGCTTCCTACTTTAAATTTACATTTTGATACACATCTTATTTTGATGTCTGATAAGATTTCTTATGATATAAAGGATACGAAAATTCACTTCCTAGAGCACTCAAAAGCGGATGAAAATGCTATCTTAAAATTTATCAAGCTACCATTTTTAGCACTTAAGTATAAAAAACTTTGTGAAAGCTTAGGTATAGACACTAGCTTTGTTTTTTTAAATAGACCAAATTACATAGCTCTTTTAGCTAGGCTTTTTGGACTTAAAACCAAGCTTGTGATAAATGAATGCACCACGCCTAGCATTATGTATAAAGGCTTTAATCTAACTTCTTTTATAAATAAATTCTTAATCAAGCTGCTTTATAATAAGGCTGATTTAATCCTAGCAAATTCACAGGGAAACAAAGAGGATTTGCTTAAAAATTTCAAGGTAGATGAGCTAAAATGCAAAATTTTATACAATGCCATAGACTTAGAGGGCATAGAAGAAAAGGCAAAAGAGCAAATTTCATTTAAAGAGCCTTTCATACTAAGCGTTGGCAGACTTGATAAGGGTAAAAATCACGCCCTTTTAATAAGAGCTTACGCAAGGCTTGATACTGATTTAAAACTGCTTATCTTAGGCGAAGGACCTTTAAAAGAGGACTTAGAAAAGCTTATAAAAAGTTTAAATTTAGAAGACAAGGTTTTTTTGCTAGGCTTTGATAAAAATCCTTATAAGTATATAAGCAAGTGTGAATTTTTTGCCTTTGCTTCCTCTTTCGAGGGCTTTTCGAATGTTCTTATAGAATGTTTAGCTTGTTCTTGTGCTGTGGTTTGTACAAATCATCAAAGCGGAGCAAAGGAGCTTTTTAAGGATAATGAATTTGGATTTTTGGTTAAGGTAAATGATGAAAAATCTATGTTTGAGGGACTTAAAAAAATGATAGAGGATAAAGAGCTAGTAAAGCTTTATAAGCAAAAGGCTAAATTTAGAGCCAAAGACTTTGATAAAACAAAGATTGCAAGGCTTGCGATTGAATATCTAAAGTCCTAA
- the pglC gene encoding undecaprenyl phosphate N,N'-diacetylbacillosamine 1-phosphate transferase — translation MYKNFIKRILDFTLALVLLIVFSPLILIIAIVLKIVQGSVIFKQERPGLNAKIFTIYKFKTMSDERDEKGELLADELRLKPFGKLVRSLSLDELPQLFNVLKGDMSFIGPRPLLVEYLELYNDEQKHRHDLRPGITGWAQVNGRNNISWAKKFELDLYYVKNCSFALDVKIVFLTIIKVLKRSGINKDGNATTSKFNGSN, via the coding sequence ATGTATAAAAATTTTATTAAAAGAATACTAGATTTTACATTAGCCCTGGTGCTTTTGATTGTTTTTTCACCGCTTATACTAATCATAGCCATTGTTTTAAAAATAGTACAAGGCTCAGTTATTTTCAAGCAGGAAAGACCGGGACTTAATGCTAAAATTTTCACCATTTATAAATTTAAAACAATGAGTGATGAAAGAGATGAAAAGGGCGAATTATTAGCAGATGAGCTTAGATTAAAACCCTTTGGAAAGCTTGTTAGAAGCTTAAGTTTGGATGAGCTACCTCAGCTTTTTAATGTCTTAAAAGGCGACATGAGTTTTATAGGCCCTCGTCCTCTTTTAGTAGAATACCTAGAACTTTACAACGATGAGCAAAAACACAGGCATGACTTAAGACCGGGCATTACAGGCTGGGCACAGGTAAATGGCAGAAACAACATATCTTGGGCAAAGAAATTTGAGCTTGATTTGTATTATGTAAAAAACTGCTCCTTTGCCCTAGATGTTAAGATAGTGTTTCTAACTATCATAAAAGTTTTAAAAAGAAGCGGGATAAACAAAGATGGCAACGCAACAACATCCAAATTCAACGGCTCAAACTAA
- the pglI gene encoding GalNAc(5)-diNAcBac-PP-undecaprenol beta-1,3-glucosyltransferase: protein MKPFLSVLICTYNRSKLLKKAILSVLKQDFKDFELIISDDFSSDDTKEVVATLMKEDARIKFVQNESYKKGPNGNKNNALDNAVGDFVMFLDDDDELLEGAISSLVQKARLGYSHIFGNCLVEEKGILKQEFSGKGLDKEEEISKKDFLLGKFYGEFLSIFKRSLLENKRFNDELYGNEAVLWVNLYKEKSLYIHKALRIYRINREDSVTKSAFKNAARVYLGYLELAKILENELKDDKDYKKACAIYYKMAAYYAKLAKMYKKMFYCLYKSLRIRPNLPAFLLLFVSFLPNKAIAFLSSIRVRMRCKN, encoded by the coding sequence ATGAAGCCTTTTTTATCCGTGCTAATTTGCACTTATAATAGAAGTAAACTTTTAAAAAAGGCTATTTTATCTGTTTTAAAGCAAGATTTTAAGGATTTTGAACTAATTATAAGTGATGATTTTTCAAGCGATGATACAAAAGAAGTAGTAGCTACTCTTATGAAAGAGGATGCTAGGATAAAATTTGTACAAAATGAAAGCTATAAAAAAGGACCAAATGGCAATAAAAACAACGCCCTAGATAATGCAGTGGGTGACTTTGTAATGTTTTTAGATGATGATGATGAGCTTTTAGAAGGAGCGATTTCATCTTTGGTGCAAAAAGCAAGGCTTGGATACTCTCACATCTTTGGAAACTGCCTTGTGGAAGAAAAGGGCATTTTAAAGCAAGAATTTAGTGGCAAGGGCTTAGATAAGGAAGAAGAGATAAGCAAAAAGGACTTTTTGCTTGGCAAATTTTATGGAGAGTTTTTATCCATCTTTAAAAGATCCTTGCTTGAAAATAAGAGATTTAACGATGAGCTTTACGGGAATGAGGCTGTTTTGTGGGTAAATTTATATAAAGAAAAAAGCCTTTACATACATAAGGCTTTAAGAATTTATAGGATAAATAGAGAAGATAGCGTTACAAAATCAGCCTTTAAAAACGCTGCTAGGGTTTATCTTGGCTACTTAGAACTTGCTAAAATTTTAGAAAATGAGCTTAAAGATGATAAGGATTATAAAAAAGCCTGTGCGATTTATTACAAAATGGCGGCTTATTATGCAAAATTAGCTAAAATGTATAAAAAGATGTTTTACTGCTTATATAAAAGCTTAAGGATAAGGCCGAATTTACCTGCCTTTTTGCTTTTATTTGTAAGTTTTTTACCAAACAAAGCCATAGCTTTTTTATCAAGTATAAGAGTGAGAATGAGATGCAAAAATTAG
- the pglE gene encoding UDP-N-acetylbacillosamine transaminase, which produces MRYFLSPPHMGENEMKYIQEVFKSNYIAPLGEYVNKFEEITKSYTGAKNALALNSGTAAIHLALRVAGVKQGDIVLASTFTFIGSVSPIIYLGAKPVFIDCDETYNIDVSLLKKAIKELDKKPKALILTHLYGNAAKLDEIVSVCKENDIVLIEDAAEALGSFYKNKALGRFGEFGVFSYNGNKIITTSGGGMLISDNDEALEKARFYSTQAREPFLHYEHLDYGYNYRLSNVLGAIGFAQMEVLEERVLKKRQIYEWYKEFLGDDFTFLDELENSRSNRWLSTALLNFDKNELFKTEEKTQAKAKEIKIDDKILKLIDDLKNEGIESRPLWKSMHLQKLFENELCFLNSNSEIFFKKGLCLPSGTAMSKDDVKSISDIIIKSIRS; this is translated from the coding sequence ATGAGGTATTTTTTATCCCCGCCACATATGGGCGAAAACGAAATGAAATACATACAAGAGGTTTTTAAAAGCAATTATATAGCCCCTTTAGGAGAATATGTAAATAAATTTGAAGAAATAACAAAGTCTTACACAGGTGCGAAAAACGCACTTGCCCTAAATTCAGGCACGGCCGCCATACATCTAGCCTTAAGGGTTGCTGGTGTCAAGCAAGGAGACATAGTCCTAGCTTCAACCTTTACCTTTATCGGCTCTGTAAGTCCTATCATATACTTAGGAGCAAAGCCTGTATTTATCGACTGCGATGAAACATACAACATAGATGTATCCTTGCTTAAAAAGGCCATAAAAGAGCTTGATAAAAAACCTAAGGCCTTGATACTCACGCATTTATACGGCAATGCGGCAAAACTTGATGAAATCGTATCTGTATGCAAGGAAAATGATATAGTTTTGATAGAAGATGCAGCTGAGGCACTAGGCTCTTTTTATAAAAACAAAGCTTTGGGACGTTTTGGCGAATTTGGCGTATTTTCTTACAATGGAAATAAAATCATAACCACTTCAGGCGGCGGAATGCTAATAAGCGACAATGATGAAGCCTTGGAAAAGGCTAGATTTTACAGCACTCAAGCAAGAGAGCCATTTTTACACTACGAGCATTTAGACTATGGCTATAATTACCGCTTAAGCAATGTTTTGGGTGCTATTGGCTTTGCACAAATGGAGGTTTTAGAGGAAAGAGTTCTTAAAAAAAGGCAAATTTATGAGTGGTATAAAGAATTTTTAGGAGATGATTTTACCTTTTTAGATGAGCTTGAAAATAGTCGTTCAAATAGGTGGCTTAGCACGGCTTTACTAAATTTTGACAAAAACGAACTATTTAAAACCGAGGAAAAAACACAGGCCAAAGCCAAGGAAATAAAGATAGATGATAAAATTTTAAAGCTTATTGATGACTTGAAAAATGAGGGTATTGAAAGCAGGCCGCTTTGGAAAAGCATGCACTTGCAAAAGCTTTTTGAAAACGAACTGTGCTTTTTAAATTCAAATTCTGAGATATTTTTTAAAAAAGGACTTTGCTTGCCTAGCGGAACAGCCATGAGCAAAGATGATGTAAAAAGTATTAGTGATATCATAATAAAAAGCATTAGGTCCTAA
- the pglH gene encoding GalNAc-alpha-(1->4)-GalNAc-alpha-(1->3)-diNAcBac-PP-undecaprenol alpha-1,4-N-acetyl-D-galactosaminyltransferase: MKISFIIATLNAGGAERVCVSFANELCKEQEISIIKFHKEVSFYELDERIKLITLRQFSFENLYHKIASRIKKFLALREAIKSENSDVYISFLDSTNIACLLANIGLNKPLIICEHSSQGYLKSKFWRFLRRLTYPKARLLTVLSNEDKNYYESFVKDVRVLLNPCHFSSYKIEKKQKENLVLFVGRLDENKNAAMFLRAISRLDERLKKEYSFVIAGDGVLKESLESLAKELSISVKFLGKVNEISKLYERAKVLCLCSFVEGLPTVLIESLYFDVLRISTRYSGNLKDLIEDKKDGLLVDVDDDEALARALTTVLCDEKLSLELLENAKLRKQSFDTKILSQRLLSFAKDLSK; encoded by the coding sequence ATGAAGATAAGTTTTATCATAGCCACCTTAAATGCTGGAGGGGCTGAAAGGGTTTGCGTATCTTTTGCAAATGAACTTTGTAAAGAGCAAGAAATAAGCATAATAAAATTTCACAAAGAAGTTAGTTTTTACGAGCTTGATGAGAGGATAAAGCTTATAACATTAAGGCAATTTAGCTTTGAAAATTTATATCATAAAATAGCAAGTAGGATAAAAAAATTTCTAGCCCTAAGAGAGGCTATAAAGAGTGAAAATAGCGATGTTTATATCTCTTTTTTAGATAGCACAAATATAGCTTGTTTGCTTGCAAATATAGGCTTAAATAAGCCCTTAATCATCTGTGAGCACAGCTCGCAAGGCTATTTAAAATCTAAATTTTGGCGTTTTTTAAGAAGGCTTACTTATCCAAAAGCAAGGCTTTTAACCGTGCTTTCAAACGAGGATAAAAATTACTATGAAAGCTTTGTAAAGGATGTTAGAGTGCTTTTAAATCCTTGCCATTTTAGTAGCTATAAGATAGAAAAAAAGCAAAAAGAAAATTTAGTGCTCTTTGTTGGTAGGCTTGATGAAAATAAAAATGCAGCTATGTTTTTAAGAGCTATTTCAAGGCTAGATGAGAGGCTTAAAAAAGAGTATAGCTTTGTTATAGCAGGAGACGGGGTTTTAAAAGAAAGCTTAGAAAGCCTAGCAAAAGAGCTTAGCATAAGTGTTAAATTCTTAGGCAAGGTAAATGAAATTTCAAAGCTTTATGAAAGGGCTAAAGTGCTCTGTCTTTGCTCCTTTGTAGAAGGCCTTCCTACCGTGCTTATAGAGAGCTTGTATTTTGATGTTTTAAGGATAAGCACTAGATATAGCGGGAATTTAAAGGATTTGATAGAGGATAAAAAAGACGGACTTTTGGTGGATGTAGATGATGATGAAGCCTTAGCTAGAGCTTTAACAACTGTGCTTTGTGATGAAAAGCTTTCTTTAGAGCTTTTAGAAAATGCTAAGCTTAGAAAACAAAGCTTTGATACTAAAATTCTAAGTCAAAGGCTCTTATCCTTTGCAAAGGATTTAAGCAAATGA